Within the Methanobacterium sp. BRmetb2 genome, the region CACCAAAGAGAGTGTCAACCAGTGCTTCAGCCATTAAATAAATTTCACCATCAACTTCAACATATACATAATCAAAATCTGGATGAACAGTCACTGCCATGTTAGCAGGAAGAGTCCACGGCGTTGTGGTCCAAACTAAAATATATTCATTTTCTGCGTTACTTAAAGGAAATTTAACATATATTGATGGATCTTCCTTGTTTTCATAGTCTATCTCAGCTAGAGCCAATGCCGTTTCGCATCGTGGACACCAAGTAATAACTCTAAGGTCATTAATCAGCAAATCTTTCTCATGAGCCTTTTTTAGAGTCCACCAACATGATTCCATGTATTTTGTATCAAAAGTCACATAAGGATTATCCCAATCCATCCATACTCCTAATCTCTTAAATTGTTGGGTCATTATGTCCTTATTTTCCAAGGCAAATTCTTTACATTTCTTGACAAAGTTGTCAATACCAATGGTAGTTTCAATTTCTTTTTTGCGTTTAATACCTAGAATACCTTCAACCTTGTGTTCAATAGGAAGTCCATGGGTGTCCCATCCTGCTTGTCGGCGAATACTAAACCCATTCATGCTTTTGAATCTTAAATATGTGTCCTTTATTATCTTGTTCCAAGCTGTTCCCAGATGTATTCTTCCACTGCAGTAGGGGGGACCATCTAAAAAGGAATATTTAGGTTTGTTTTCCCTCATTTTATTTGTTTTTTGGTAAATTCCATGAGATTCCCAGAAATTCTGTATTTTATCCTCAACTGTATGCGGATTGTATGATTTTTCTGCCTCCCTTAACGGCATTTTTATTCTCCTTATGATTTTTTATTAGAATATGAATTTAGTGTTTAATAATTAGAGTATTATTTCCCATTATATTAATTTTAATATGTGCAATCTATGTAAATATCCTTGTTATTTTTTAATTTAGATGAATATAAGAGCACTATATTAATTTAGAATATTATCATGAATAAATAATTATAAAAAAATATTGATTAAATCTTTGTTGAAGAGAAAAGAGGTATTATGGTGTGTAAAAAAATTAAGAGAGATTTCTAATTTACAATTAAATTTTTAATTTTGAATCGTTCTAATAATCAGAAATCCATACTTTTAATACAATATATTACACTTGAAATACATGTCTAGAATAGGCGTTTTTCATATTCTAAAAATATATTTCCACTACTGCCCGGCCCATATTATAATTAAAGGCCATGAGAAGTAAAATACTAGTTCAAGTGTAAAACTTCATTTTTAATTCAAGTTTCTTTTAGAATGTTCCGAGCTTCCCCTTTACCAGCATTCCAGTGATAGCAGATATATCCTCTAACCTGGAATCAATCACTTTTTCAACTTCTTTAGTCACAGCATCCATCTTGTAACCGTCTTCCAAAATTATCTGAGCACTTGCTGCTTTAGGCTGATCAACAGGTTTACCAATCTGACTTAAAAGCATTATATGAATTTGTTTAATTCCTTCAACATTTTCTACAACGTCACTTGCCATTTGGTTTGACAGTAGGTTATATATTTTACCCACATGATTTATTGGATTTTTACCAGAGGTAGCTTCCATAGACATTGGCCTGTTTGGAGTTATAAGTCCATTTGCACGATTCCCTCTGCCTACCGAACCATCGTCACCCATTTCAGCAGAGGTGCCAGTAACAGTTAGGTAAAATCCTTTCTCAGATTGACAGCTAGGATCATCAGCAGTATTTATAAACGTTTTAACGGCCCTATCAGTATGTTTAAGGGCCAAATCAGTGATGATATCATTAAGTTCATCTTTAACATTAATATAAGTATCACGATTATCTACATACTTGGAGATCATTGCTGTGGCCACGGTTAGAGTAATATCGTCGTGTTCTCTTAATCCCATAACTTTAATATCTTCTCCAACTTGTGGGAACTTCTTTTTAAAGCTCTTAGAATTTAATAGATTTTCTGCAGCAAGAACAATATTTTCAGTTTCCGAAAATGGTGCGTAACCTACTCCAAAGGAAGTATCATTAGCTTTAGCAATACCATCACGCCCAAATACGTCAACTAAATCTCCTGAACCTTGACCAATTTTACATTCAACTACTGTACATGTTTCCACATTTAAATTTATAATATTCTCTTTTAAATAGTTTTTAGCAGCTTCGATGGCGATTCTGTCAACACCTATCTTTTCTCCTTTATATTCCCTTACGCCCCTACCAGTTAGAAGAATTTCAATAGGTTTTATTACTTCTCCACCACCAAATTGGGGATCAGATTCACCAGCTGTAATCTGTACTTCGTCAGTATTATGGTGCAATACCCCGCCAAACTTATCAATATAAGCTTTACATAAAGCACAACTTACAGACTCGGCTATACCATCACTGATACTATCTGGATGTCCTATACCTTTTCTTTCCACAATCTCTACTTCATTTTTCTCAATAGGGCTCTGTTCGAGCTCTTTAACAATGATATTCCTCATGATGATTAACCTCCATACTTTTTAAGTGATCATGTTAAATTATCTTTATGAACTTTGTTCTCATAGTAAATAAAAGTAAGGGAAATAAACTGGGTTATGCAAAAATTGCTGATAGTTTCTTCTCCAGGTTCAAAGGTTTGATGTTCCAAAATACCTTAGAAAATGGCCTGATATTAAAACTTCCAAAACAGCGCGGAAGGCGATCTTCAGGAATTCACATGTTTTTTATGAAATTTCCCCTTGATATTATCTTTGCAAACTCCAAAAAAGAAGTAGTAGACTTGGTTACTGTAGATCCATGGGACACTTATACCCCTAAACAATCAGCCCAGTATATTATTGAACTAAAAAAAGGTCTCATAAACGAAACTAATACTGAAATAGGGGATGAAATAGATTTTGTATGTGATTTTGCATAAAACGATTTAACCCTTTAAATTATTTCAATAGAAAATTCAATTAATTATTAAATAAAATTCGATACACCATATCTCCATATAATTAGGAAAAATTATATGTATCAAATCATGATTTTCTCTTTTTTATTTCATTAATGGCCATGACAGAAATTTTCTTTACCACTGGATCTTCATCTTCAACAGTTTTTTCCAAAGGTTCAATTGCCTGTTCATCTCCAATAATGGAAAGAGCTAAGGCTGCAGCATATCTTACACTTGCTTTTTTATCATTTAAAAGAGTGATTAAATGTTTTATTGATCTTTTATCGTCAAAGGTTGCTAGTGAAAGTGCAGCAGCTTCACGTACATGGAACTCTTCATCTTCCAAAGCTTTAATTAGAGGTTCAATTGCTCTTGGATCTCCCACTTCCGCAAGAAGTTCGGCAG harbors:
- a CDS encoding S-adenosylmethionine synthetase (catalyzes the formation of S-adenosylmethionine from methionine and ATP), which encodes MRNIIVKELEQSPIEKNEVEIVERKGIGHPDSISDGIAESVSCALCKAYIDKFGGVLHHNTDEVQITAGESDPQFGGGEVIKPIEILLTGRGVREYKGEKIGVDRIAIEAAKNYLKENIINLNVETCTVVECKIGQGSGDLVDVFGRDGIAKANDTSFGVGYAPFSETENIVLAAENLLNSKSFKKKFPQVGEDIKVMGLREHDDITLTVATAMISKYVDNRDTYINVKDELNDIITDLALKHTDRAVKTFINTADDPSCQSEKGFYLTVTGTSAEMGDDGSVGRGNRANGLITPNRPMSMEATSGKNPINHVGKIYNLLSNQMASDVVENVEGIKQIHIMLLSQIGKPVDQPKAASAQIILEDGYKMDAVTKEVEKVIDSRLEDISAITGMLVKGKLGTF
- a CDS encoding PBS lyase; this translates as MEERYGIDFLIKQLRDDKWYVREDAAELLAEVGDPRAIEPLIKALEDEEFHVREAAALSLATFDDKRSIKHLITLLNDKKASVRYAAALALSIIGDEQAIEPLEKTVEDEDPVVKKISVMAINEIKKRKS